The following nucleotide sequence is from Chryseobacterium sp. CY350.
TTTTTTTCATCATTTTTACAAAGATAGCATTCCTACGGAATGCAACTTTATAATAACCTTCATTCTACACAGATTTTATTCCTACGGAATAAATTAAATCTAAACTTAATTTTCAAGTAAAAAAAATGCAGCCCAAAAGACTGCATATTATTTATACTTTCAGGTCAGACTCTAATCCAATCAATTCATTGTTTGCATCCAGAATAGGCTGAACTTCATTCGCAATGAATTCTTCCGTTTGAATTGGTGCGAAACCGATAAAGTTTTTAGGATCAAGAACTTCTTTTAATTTTGATTTGTCAAGTTTTAAAGAATGATCATTTAAAATTCTCTCGATCAAATCGTTTTCTTTACCTTCTTCTTTTACCTGTTTAGAAGCTTCCATAGAATGAACTCTGATCACCTCGTGGATTTCCTGACGGTCGCCGCCAGCTTTCACTTCTTCCATGATGATGTATTCTGTTGCCATAAACGGCAATTCTTCCATAATATGTTTGTTGATTCTGTTAGGATACACTACAATTCCGTTCATAATGTTGTTCCAAATCAACAAGATTGCATCAACCGCTAAAAACGCTTGTGGAATTGTCAATCGCTTGTTTGCAGAATCATCTAAAGTTCTTTCAAACCATTGTGTTGAAGCTACCATTGCAGAACTTGTCGTCAAAGACATTACGTATTTTGCCAAAGCTCCGATTCTTTCACTTCTCATCGGGTTACGTTTGTAAGCCATTGCTGATGAACCGATCTGGTTTTTCTCGAATGGTTCTTCAACTTCTTTCAAATTTTGAAGCAAACGTAAATCGTTTGTGAATTTATGTGCAGATTGTGCGATATTTCCTAATAAAGCAACCACTTTCGCATCAATTTTTCTGTCATAAGTCTGTCCGGAAACTCCGAAAACTTTCTCAAAACCGAATCTTTTTGATAATTCTTTATCTAAATGCTTTACTTTAGAATAATCTCCGTTGAAAAGTTCTAAGAAACTTGCTGCAGTTCCTGTTGTACCTTTTACACCTCTAAAACGTAGAGTTTCTAAGAAGAAATCTAATTCTTCGATGTCTAAAACCAAACTTTGTAACCAAAGTGTAGCTCTTTTTCCAACTGTCGTTAACTGAGCCGGTTGGAAATGCGTAAATCCTAATGTTGGAAGATCTTTATATTGAATAGAAAAATCAGCCAGATTTTTCATCACGTTCACCAACTTTTTCTTTAAAATTAAAAGTCCGTCACGAATTTGAATTAAATCTGTATTGTCTCCTACAAATGCCGAAGTTGCTCCCAAATGAATAATTCCTTTTGCTGAAGGCGCTACATCACCGTAAGCGTGAACATGAGCCATCACATCGTGGCGGAATTTCTTTTCATATTCTGCCGCTTTATCGTAATCAATGTTGTCAACATTGGCTTTTAACTCTGCAATCTGCTCGTCTGTAATGTCGAGACCTAAATCTTTTTCAATTTCAGCTAAAGCGATCCAAAGTTTTCTCCAGTTCTGGAATTTGTTGTTGTGAGAAAAGTTAAACAACATTTCTTCGCTGGAATAGCGCTCTTCCAATGGATTTTTGTAGGAATTCATTCTTTCTTTTACTTTTTAGATGCACAAAAATACGGATTTTGGTCGAGAGAGAAAAATGCTTTTTTAGCGATTTTAAAGCTGAAAAAAGTTTTACTAGTACGAGCTTACAATATTATAAAATAGGTAACTAAAAAAATGATCTTAAACCTCAAAAAGTCAATCTTTTTTAATAAAGTCGCTATTGACTTAACTTAGTTTAAATTGAAGAACATCCG
It contains:
- the purB gene encoding adenylosuccinate lyase, encoding MNSYKNPLEERYSSEEMLFNFSHNNKFQNWRKLWIALAEIEKDLGLDITDEQIAELKANVDNIDYDKAAEYEKKFRHDVMAHVHAYGDVAPSAKGIIHLGATSAFVGDNTDLIQIRDGLLILKKKLVNVMKNLADFSIQYKDLPTLGFTHFQPAQLTTVGKRATLWLQSLVLDIEELDFFLETLRFRGVKGTTGTAASFLELFNGDYSKVKHLDKELSKRFGFEKVFGVSGQTYDRKIDAKVVALLGNIAQSAHKFTNDLRLLQNLKEVEEPFEKNQIGSSAMAYKRNPMRSERIGALAKYVMSLTTSSAMVASTQWFERTLDDSANKRLTIPQAFLAVDAILLIWNNIMNGIVVYPNRINKHIMEELPFMATEYIIMEEVKAGGDRQEIHEVIRVHSMEASKQVKEEGKENDLIERILNDHSLKLDKSKLKEVLDPKNFIGFAPIQTEEFIANEVQPILDANNELIGLESDLKV